The DNA window ATTTTTTAATTTAGAAATTCCAAAATCTGTTAACAATTTTGTGCAATAGTGTAAATCTAATCTTTTTATTGTTTGAATATTTTGAAATGTTTCAAAATTTTTTAAACTAGATGAATTTAATTCAAGATATTTAATGTTCTTATAATCTATTAAATCATTTAGATTTTTTTCTTTCATGTACCAAAAAATGAAATATTCGGAATTAAAAGGGTTATCATTGTTAGATAAAAGTTGATTTTTTTTATAATCCTTACTAAATAATAGATTATTTTCAATTTTATCAAACCAAATTGTATTGAATCTCCAATCCATGTCAAGTAGTTTTAAATCTTCACAAATTCCACAAAATAATTATCATTAAACTTCACCTCTTTTTTGTCTTTCAGTTTAATAGTTTGCCAATCTTTGGTTGGAGTTAGAGTTGTATTCTCTATTCTAATAGGCAAGTTGAAACCTTCTACAGTATTCGTCCATCTGTATTTTAACGTTTTTCCGTTTTGAGAAAATTCTAAAGTTGGAATTTGAGTAGTTCTTAAATATTGGTCAAAAACAGTGGAGAAATTTATTCCAGATTTTTCAGAAATATAATTTTCAATTTGCTGAGTAGTTACTGTTTGATGATAAAAATCTTTACCAATTCCTCTTAAAATTTGTCTGAATTTTTCATCATTATTTATCGCAGTTCTAATCGTGTGAAGCATGTTTGCACCTTTGTAATACATGTCACCACTTCCTTCGTTTCTTACACCGTATTTCCCGATAATAGGCTTGTCGTTTTCAATATTTTGTCTGATTCCTTTAATGTACAATTCTGCTTTTTCTATGTTCAAATAATTTTGAGTAAAAAGCGTTTCTGAGTAACAAGTAAAACCTTCATGAATCCACATGTCAGCTTGATCTTTTGCGGTGATGTTGTTCGCAAACCATTCGTGACCAGATTCATGAATAATGATGAAATCCCAATTTAATCCAACTCCAGTTCCAGATAAATCTCTACCAAGATAACCATTTAAATAATGATTTCCGTAAGCTACATTAGACTGATGTTCCATTCCTAAATAAGGCGTTTCTACCAATTTATAACCATCTTCATAGAAAGGATAAGCTCCAAACCAATATTCAAACGCTTGAAGCATGGGTTTTACCTGAGTAAATTGTTTTTTGGCTTTATCTAAATTGTAAGAAAGTACATAATAATCGCAATCAAGTTTACCTTTTTCGCCATCATAAATTTCAGAAAAATGTTCAAATTTCCCAATGGTAGGAACAATGCTGTAAAGATTGATAGGGTTTTTGACTTCCCAAGTGAAAACATTTTTGCCTTTTTCTACGGTTTGAGAGATTAATTTGCCGTTTCCAACTCCTATTAAATCTTTTGGCGTAATAATTTTCATTTCTATGCCTTCATCTGGCTCATCATTCCAAATGTCTTTTGAAGGTAACCAAAGGCTGGTTCCGTCTCCTTCTTGCGCTACAGAAATCCAAGGATTTCCTTGTTCATCTTTGGTGAAAACCCAACCACCATCCCAAGGTGCGTGTTTTGCGATTCTAGGATTCCCGAAATATTCTAAAATCATGTAATATCTTTCTCCTTTTTTGAAACTTTGTTGAGTTTCTATAAAAATGAAATCGTCTTCAGTTTTTACTTGGGTATAATTAAAATTTCCCATGAAATTTTTAGAATTCATAGGCTTTTGAAGGTCTAATTGAAACGTAGGGTTTTCTACATCTTTGGTAATTTCAAAGAAAATGGTGTTTTTCCCGCTGACTGATTGATCCTGAATATTAGGTTCTACACTGAGTTCATATTTTTTGACGTCCCAAAAATTTCTAAACGCCGTATCAGAACCTTTTAAAGTATCTTTTTTGGTGAAAGTTTGTGCAAAGCTGATTTGACTAAAAACTAAAAGAAATAAACCGATTTTTTTCATGAATAAAATATTTTCAATGTTTAAAAATAACAAAAACCACGCAAAATCGCGTGGTTTAGTGTATAAATTTATTAAATTTTTCTAGTGTCTAAGATCTAAATCTAACATACTATTTTCTTACAAAAGCAGCTACATCTTCTGCTGTTACAGGATTTCCGCCCAAAATGATTAAACGCTCTACTACGTTTCTCAGCTCACGAATGTTTCCTGTCCAAGAGAAATTTTGAAGTGCTTTTATCGCTTTATCATCAAATTTTCTAACTGCATTTCCTTGTTCATCTGCAATGATTTGAGCAAAATGTTCTACCAAAAGCGGAATGTCTTCCTTTCTAGCATCTAATGGTGGTACATAAATTTCTATCACAGAAAGTCTGTGATATAAATCTTCTCTGAATTTTCCGTCTTCTATTTCTTTTTGTAGATTTTTATTGGTTGCAGCAACCACTCTTACATCTACTTTTATTTCTTTGTCACTTCCTACTGGTGAAACTCTGCTTTCCTGAAGCGCACGAAGAACTTTGGCTTGTGCAACCAAACTCATGTCGCCAATTTCGTCAAGGAAAATAGTTCCTCCATTTGCTAATTCAAATTTACCTTGTTTGTCTTTTATAGCGCCTGTAAATGAACCTTTTACGTGACCGAAAAGCTCAGATTCTATTAATTCTGATGGAATTGCCGCACAGTTTACCTCAATCATTGGTCCTCTGCTTCTTTCACTTTGTGCATGAATAGAATGGGCTACCAGTTCTTTACCAGCACCATTTGGACCCGTAATGAGAACTCTTGCATCTGTAGCAGCTACTTTTTCAATCATATTTTGAATTTTAGAAAGCGCTTCAGAAGTACCAATCATTTGGTATTTTTTGTTGACTTTTTTCTTGAGTTGAGTATTCTCTTTTTGAAGAACTTTAGTGGTTTGAACCAAATTTTTACGGTCAAGAGCATTTCTTACGCTTGTAATCAATCTATTAATATCAATAGGTTTTGAAATAAAATCGTAAGCGCCATCTCTTAAAGAATTTACAGCAGTATCAATATCAGCATGGCCAGAAATCATGACAAAAGTAGTGTCTGGTTTTAATTGAAGTGCTTGTTTCAAAAGTTCTGTACCAGAAAGTTTTGGCATTTTTATATCTGAAATCACCAATGCAAAATCATCTTTTTCGATGAGTTTGTAGGCTTCTAAACCATCTTCTGCAACCAAAACTTCGTAATTGGTTAATTCATCTGATAAAATACTGTGCAGTACACCAGAAATTGCTTTTTCGTCTTCTACGATTAATACTTTTTGCATAAGGCAAATTTAACAAATAATATTGGAATTTAATTTTATAGAATTTTACATAAAGATTTCCAAATTTTATACCAAGATTAATAATTTCTCACTCCAAAAATGGCAGAACCTATTCTTACAGAAGTAGAACCACATTCTATTGCAAGTGCAAAATCGTCACTCATTCCCATAGAAAGTGTTTCGAGTTTTCTGAAGGTTGAAAGTTCATCGAATAGAGATTTTAGAACTAAAAACTCTGATTTAACTTGATTTTTGTTGTCTGTGAATGTTGCCATTCCCATCAAACCAAGAATTTCAATATTTGGGTATTGATGTTCTAAATAATTACTGAAAATTTCTTTGGCTTCAGCGATTTCAAGACCATATTTGGTTTCTTCTTCGGCGATTTTTACTTGAAGTAAAACTTTAATTTTTCTATTGTTTTTTACTGCTTCTTTGTTGATTTCTAATAATATTTTTTCAGAATCTACACTTTGTATGGTATCTATAAAAGGAGCAATATATTTTACTTTATTGGTTTGTAAATGACCAATTAAATGCCATTGAATATCAGCAGGAAGTTCGTTTACTTTGGTTAAAAGCTCTTGTACTTTATTTTCTCCGAAAACTTTTTGTCCGCAATCATAAACTTCTTGTATTTTTTCCACAGGATGAAATTTAGAAACAGCAACTAATTCTACGTTTGCTGGAATTTGGGCTTTTATTTTATGGTAATTTTCTTGAATAGACATGATTTTGAATTTCTTTTTCAAATTTATGAAGAAAATTTTGGTTTAGAAAATTATATATCGTAATATTACAATATGAAAATATAAAAATATGGGAATTTCTAAAACTGAGCATTTTACAGAAGAACAAAATGAAGTGGCAAAATTAATGAAAGCGCTTTCTCATCCTGCTAGAATTGCGATTGTAGAATATTTACTTTCTGTTGATACTTGTATTTGTAATGATATTGTAGACGAGATAAAATTGGCACAACCTACAGTTTCTCAACATCTTAAAGAACTGAAAAATGCAGGAATTATACAAGGGGAAATTGATGGAAAAGCGATTTGCTATTGTATTAATCCAGATACATTGAAGAAAATGGAGCATTTTATTTCTGAAATTTTCAGAAAAATAGAAAAACAGAAATCTTGTTGCTAATGTTCTTTTGATAACGAAAACGGAACTAGCCCTGATTGAGCGGTATGTTTGAGCTCTTTTTATTTTTTCAATGTGAGCGGAGTCGAAGAATCTAAAAATAAAAAAGCGAGTAGCGAAAGCAGGAAATAGCTTCAAAAAAAATATCTAAAATTTATCTTTAAAATTTAAAAAAATGAATTCTAACGAAGAAATCAAAGAAATGGTAAAGCAAAAATATGCAGAAATCGCTTTACAAAACCAAGATACTAACGCTTCATCTTGTTGTGGAAGCGGTGGTTGCAGTACAGAAGTGTACAATATAATGACGGATGATTATGATCATTTGGAAGGTTATAATCCTGATGCAGACCTAAAATTAGGTTGCGGTTTGCCAACAGAATTTGCCAAAATTAAAAAAGGCGATTACGTAGTAGATTTAGGAAGTGGAGCAGGAAATGATTGTTTCGTAGCGCGAGCAGAAACTGGCGAATCTGGAAAAGTGGTGGGAATAGATTTCACTCCTGAAATGATAGAAAAAGCTAGAAATAATGCAGATAAATTAGGTTTCAATAATGTAGAATTCCGTTTGGGAGACATTGAGAATATTCCTTTGATGAGCAATGTTGCCGATGTTGTGGTAAGCAATTGCGTGATGAATTTGGTTCCTAATAAACCAAAAGCTTTTGCAGAAGTTCAAAGAATTTTGAAACCAACTGGTCATTTTTCGATTTCTGATATTGTTTTGGTGGGAGATTTACCCGAAAAAATTAAAAATGCTGCAGAAATGTATGCTGGTTGTGTTGCTTCGGCAATTCAAATGGAAGATTATTTGAAAATTATCGAAAATTCTGGTTTCAAAAACATTACTTTACAGAAGAAAAAACCGATTATCGTTCCAGATGATATTCTAAAAAATTACCTGAACGAAGAAGAAATTCAGCAATATAAAGATTCTACCACCAGAATTTACAGCATCACTGTTTACGCAGAAAAAGTAGTGGGTTGTTGTACTCCAAATTCGGGTTGTTGTTAAATTATTTTTTTTAAATCCTTGAAGGATTGCTTACTTTAAACTATGGAAATAAATAAAAAGCAACATTGGGAAAATGTTTTCGCCACCAAAAAAGAAACAGAAGTAAGTTGGTATCAAGAGAAACCTGAAACTTCTCTACAATTTTTTGAAAGAAATAACATTCCAAAAACTGCCAAGATTTTAGAAATTGGTGGTGGAGATAGTTATTTGATTGATAATCTATTATTGCAAGATTATGAAAGTCTTACTTTACTTGATATTTCAGAAAATGCAATAGAAAGAATCAAGAAAAGACTAGGCGAAAAATCAGAAAAAGTACGTTTTGTAGTGTCTGATATTTTAGATTTTTCTTCAATAGAAAAGTTTGACGTGATACATGATAGAGCGAGTTTTCATTTTTTGACCAAAGATGAAGATATTCAGAAATATGCTACTTTGATGAATGATATTTTAAAAGAAAACGGACTGTATTTTGTGGGAACCTTTTCAGAATCAGGACCTCTAAAATGTAGCGGTTTAGAAATTACACAATACAGCAAAGAGAAGTTCTTGAAAATTTTCGGAAATGATTTTTCGCTGCTCCATAGTTTTGAAGAAGTTCATAAAACACCTTTTGAAACCACACAAAACTTTATTTTCTGCGAATTCCAAAAGAAAATGTAACTTTATGTAATGAAAAAGTCCAAATTCAAAATCCATAAAATGGATTGCCCTTCAGAAGAGCAAATCATCAGAATGAAGCTCCAGAATTTCAAATCGATTGAAGCTTTGGATTTTGATATTCCCAATCGGGAATTATTGGTTTTTCATCATGAAAATGAAGAAGAAATTTTCAAACAATTAGAAACACTAAATTTTGATACACAGCATATTTCTACAGAATTTACGCAAGAAAAACTCCAAGAACACAAAAATCAAACACAATTGCTTTGGAGTGTTTTAGGAATCAATTTTTTCTTTTTTTTGCTAGAAATTTTCTATGGTTTTTGGTCTAACTCTATGGGATTAGTTGCCGATAGTCTAGATATGTTGGCAGATAGTTTTGTGTATTTATTGGCTTTATTTGCAGTTGGAAAAGCCATTGAAAGAAAGAAAAATGTTGCCAAAATCAGCGGATATTTTCAGTTGATTTTGGCAATTTTAGGTTTAACAGAAGTTTTGCGAAGATTTTTTGTAAAAACAGAAGTTCCAGAATTTCAAATGATGATGCTTATTTCGTTTTTAGCATTATTAGGAAACGCAGCTTGTCTTTATCTTTTGCAAAAAAGTAAAAGCAAAGAAGCACATATTCAGGCGAGTGTAATCTTTACCAATAATGATGTGATGATCAATCTAGGAGTGATAATTGCTGGGGTTTTAGTCTATTTTACACATAGCAAAATGCCAGATTTAGCCATTGGAACTCTTATTTTTATCTTGGTGACGAGAGGCGCTTTTTCGATTTTAAAACTATCAAAATAAACACATGAACATAAAAATTAGAGAAATAATTTCTCAACTTTCCACGGAAAGGATTTCGGAGGAACGAAAAATAATCCTTCAACCTTTAATTGAATTTATCTCTTCTAAAATATCTAAAAATGAAGAAGTTAGATTAAATTTTATTTGTACTCATAATTCCAGAAGGAGCCATCTTTCACAGATTTGGGCACAAACAATGGCGAATTATTATCACATTGAAAATGTTTTTTGTTATTCTGGTGGAACAGAAGCGACAGCCATGTTCCCGAAAGTTGTAGAAACGCTTACAAATCAAGGTTTTGAAATTTTAAAATTATCAGAAACTGAAAATCCTGTTTATGCAGTAAAATTTGCCGAAAATGAACATGCGGTGATTTGTTTTTCTAAAAAATATAATGATGATTTTAACCCGAAATCAGCATTTGCCTCCATTCTCACGTGTGATTCTGCAGACGAAAATTGCCCGATTGTTTACGGTGCAGAAGCTAGAATTCCAATAAAGTACGAAGATCCTAAAAAATCTGATGGAACGCCTGAAATGAATGAAACATATTTCAACAGAAGTTTAGAAATTGCTACAGAAATGAAATTTGTCTTTGAAAATTTAAGAAAACCATAAAACAAACTCATAAAAATTAACATGAAACCCAAACTAAAATTTCTCGACAGATATTTAACATTATGGATTTTTTCAGCAATGATTTTTGGAGTTTTGCTCGGAAAATTTATTCCAGCAATTCCAGAAATCATCAATCAGTTTTCTAGTGGAACGACTAATATTCCATTAGCAATTGGTTTGATTTTGATGATGTTTCCACCTTTAGCTAAAGTAGATTATAGTCTTTTGCCTATGGCTTTTAAAGACCGTAAAACGATGGGAGTTTCTTTGTTGCTCAATTGGATTATTGGTCCGATTTTGATGTTCGTTTTGGCAATTATTTTCCTAAAAGACGAACCCAATTACATGGTTGGATTGATTTTGATTGGTTTAGCAAGATGTATTGCAATGGTGATTGTTTGGAATGATTTGGCTTCTGGAAATCGTGAATATGCCGCAATGTTAGTGGCGTTAAATAGCATTTTTCAAGTGTTTACGTACAGTTTTTACGCTTGGTTGTTTATTAATTTTTTACCTCAATATTTAGGTTTTGGAAATTTTGAAATTTCAGTTCCCATGAAAGATGTAGCAATAAGTGTTGCCATTTATTTGGGAATTCCTTTTGTTGCAGGTTTTTTGACAAGATATTTCTTGATTGCTCAAAAAGGAAAAGAGTGGTACAATAGAGTTTTCGTTCCGAAAATTTCGCCCATTACTTTGTATGCATTGTTGTTTACAATAGTGGTGATGTTCAGTTTAAAAGGCGATAAAATTGTAGAATTGCCTTTTGACGTGATTAAAATAGCGATTCCATTGGTGATTTATTTTGTTTTGATGTTTTTCACCAGTTTCTTTATCAATCGTAAATTAGGAATAGATTATGATAAAAACGCTTCGGTTTCTTTCACCGCTACTGGAAATAATTTTGAACTCGCGATTGCAGTTGCCATAGCCGTTTTTGGGATTCATTCTAAAGAAGCTTTTGCAGGAGTAATTGGACCACTCATAGAAGTTCCGGTGCTAATTTTATTGGTAAAAGCAAGTCTTTGGTTAAAGAAAAAATGGTATAAATAAAGCGAGAATAAATCTCGCTTTTTATTTTAATAATCGTTCTCTCAAAATCTTCATTCCTTCTGTAGCAGATGTTTTCAAGAAATTTTCGTGTTTGGTGAACTGGTTTTCTAAATGAGGATCAATTACATAAATTTCACAATTTTTTGGAACGTAATGAATCAATCCAGCAGCTGGATACACTTGCATAGAAGTTCCTATCACGATGAAAATATCCGCTTCTGAAGCAATTTCGGCAGCAATTTCCATTTCTGGAACCATTTCGCCAAACCAAACAATATGCGGACGAAGTTGGTTTCCAAATTCATCTATATCTCCCAAATTACAGTCATTTTCCCAATCATAAATTTTGGTTTCATCATTTACCGAACGTACTTTTTTAAGTTCACCATGAAGATGTAGCACTTTTGTAGAACCCGCTCTTTCGTGCAAATCATCTACATTTTGGGTGATGATATGTATATCAAAATATTGTTCTAATTCTGCAAGAATTTCGTGAGCGAGATTGGGTTTTACTTCTTTCAGTTGTCTTCGTCTCAAATTATAAAAATCTAAAACCAACTGAGGATTTCTGGCAAAACCTTCTGGCGAAGCTACATCTTCTATTCTGTGATTTTCCCAAAGTCCGTTAGAATCTCTAAACGTAGAAATTCCGCTTTCCGCAGAAATTCCTGCGCCAGATAAAACGACGAGTTTCTTTTTCATTAATTTATAGTTTTGCCACTAATACACGAATTTATGAAATATTTGTGCATTTGTTGCAATTTTAATTAAATTTTCAACTTCACATTATTCAATCTCAGAGAATTGGCAATCACCGAAACCGAAGAAAAACTCATAGCAGCAGCGGCAAACATTGGAGACAATAAAACGCCAAAAATAGGATAAAGCAAACCTGCAGCAATCGGAATTCCGAGGGTGTTGTATGCAAAAGCAAAAAACAAGTTTTCTTTTACATTTTTCATCATTTTTTCGCTCAAAATTTTAGATTTTGCAACACCAGAAATATCGCCTTTCAGTAAAGTAATTTCTGCAGAATTCATCGCGATATCGGTTCCTGTTCCCATGGCAATTCCTACATTAGCTTGTGCAAGAGCAGGAGCATCATTGATTCCATCGCCAGTCATGGCTACAATTTTTCCTTGAGTTTGGAGGTTTTTAACCTCGTTTATTTTGTCTTGAGGAAGACAATTCGCAAAATATTTTTTGATGCCCAAATTTTCTGCAACGTGTTTTGCAGTGGCTTCGTTGTCTCCCGTCATCATGATAACTTCAATGCCTTTATTTTTTAAAAATTGGATGGCAGATTTTGCATTTTCTTTGATTTTATCTTTAAAGCCAAAAACAGCAACAGCTTTTCCATCAATCGTTAAATATGAAACTGTATTTGCATCGTTTTCTAAAATTTGGGCTTTTTGAAGTAAATTTTCAGAAATTTCAAAGTTATTTTCTTTGAGATAATGAATATTTCCAAGGAACAATTTTTTACCATCAATTTCTCCTAAAATTCCTCTTCCTGAAATATTTTTGAAGTTTTTAACCTCTTTTAAATTGTCATTCTGAGCGGAAGCGAAGAATTTAGCTTTATCTAAAACAGCTTGTGAAAGTGGATGTTCAGAATTTTTATTGAGAGAAGCCGCAAATTGCATTGCTTCATTTTCCGGAATATTTTCTGTGAAAATTTGTGTCAAAGATGGCTTTCCTTCGGTTAAAGTTCCTGTTTTATCGGTGATAATTACGTTAACTTTTTCTAAATTTTCTAAAGCTTCTGCATTTTTAATCAAAATTCCGTTTCTCGCACCTTTTCCAATACCTACCATTACAGACATTGGCGTTGCCAAACCCAAAGTGCAAGGACAAGCCACAATGAGAACCGCCAAAGCATTAACCAAAGCAAAAATTGCCCGATTTTCTCCCCCGAAAAAGTACCAGAAAATGAAAGTTAATACTGAAATAGCAATCACAACGGGAACAAAAATTTTAGAAACTTTATCTGTGAGTTTTTGGATTGGCGCTTTGCTTCGACTTGCTGAGTTGACCATTTCAATAATTTGAGAAAGTAGCGTGTCTTTACCAATTTTCTCTGTTTTCATGAGGAAAACTTGGTTTCCGTTGATGGTTCCAGAAGTGACCTTGTCGCCTAATTTTTTTTCTGCAGGAATCGGTTCTCCAGTAATCATGCTTTCGTCAATGGTTGTGTTTCCTTCAATGATTTCGCCATCAACAGGGATTTTTTCTCCTGGTTTTACTTTAAGAATATCTCCAATCTTAACTTCTGAAATTGGAATATTTTTTTCTACATTATTCTGAATAAGATGTGCTTCTTTTGGCGAAAGATTCATCAACTCTTTAATCGCATTTCCTGTTTTTTGATGGGCTTTTGCTTCCAGCATTTGTCCAAAAATCACCAAAGTTAAAATCACAGCTACCGCTTCGAAATACAACGGAACTTCGTTATGGTTTTGCATGAATTCGTGAGGAATTAAACTCGGAAAAAATAATGCGAAAATGCTGTAAACGAAAGCTGCACTTGCTCCTAAACCAATTAATGAAAACATATTAAGATTCCAAGATTTAAAAGAAATCCAAGCTCTTTTGAATAAAAACCAACCTGTGAAAAACACAACTGGAAGCGTGAAAATCAATTGTAAAATCCCAGAAACTCTTGAACTAAAAGGAAACTCAAAAAACATTCCGCCCATTGATAAAATAAAAACGGGAAGCGTAAAAGCAACCGAAATCCAAAATTTCTTTTGCAGATTTTTATAGGTGTCATCTTCAGATTCATCGTCATTTCCTGTGATTTTTACCAAATCCATTCCGCAAACTGGGCAACCTACATTTTCGGGATAGGTTTTATCGCCTTCACAAAACATGGGACAATAATATTCACCCAATTTTTCTGAAAAAGTTTCCACATGATGTTCATGTTTAGTTTCGTGATGCTGCTGATGCATTCCTTTCTTGCGATTTTCTTCTTTTTCTTCAATCGGAACGCAGTACATATTGCAAACAGGGCAACGTTTTCCTTGCACGAAATAGACTTTATCGCCTTCACATTCCATCGGGCAATAATAAACCGAACTTGGCGAAACTCTATCTTGAGGTGGAATAAATTCTGTAGATTTTGGTTTTTCTGGGTCTTCTAAAACGTAGTTTCCTGCATTTTTGAGTTCAGAATTAAGTTTTTCTAAGTCAATTTCTTGTTCAGAAGATATTTCAACAAAATTTCCTGCGAGATTTACATCTGCTTTTATTCCTTCTAAATCATTTAAAGTAGAAGAAATTTTTTTCTGACAACCTTCGCAAGACATTCCTAGAACATTATATTTTTTGGTATTCATCTTTCTTAATTTTGATACAAATTTCAAAATTAATCAAATAAAAACCATTATCAAATCTTGGTAGAATGTTATGAAATTTAGATTTTAGTTTTTAACGCAAAGTCGCAAAGATTTTTTAATAAATTACTGCTTTTAAGTTCGCAAAGGCATTTTACTTCGTGGAAGTTTCTATTTTATTTCGCAAATTTATAAAGTAAAAACCTGATGTGCATTTGTAAAAAGAATTTAAATAATTGATTATCAATTAAAACGCAAGGGCGCAAAATTAAATTATTGGTCTTAAGCTAAATTAAGGTGCAAGAAAATCAAAGATTTTCATTTTTAACAAAGTTAAAAATTTGCGTCTTAAGAGCGTAAAGTTTTAAATATCAATAATTTGCGACTTTGTGTTAAAATATTCTCAAAATGTACAACAGGTAGTAAAAATAAATAGTGAACTAAATAAAATCAATCGGAAGTCTCTTTTTTTCTTTGAGTTCTTGAAATTGTGATGGCGAAAATCCTGTGATTTTTTTGAATTGTTGAGAAAGATGTTGAACCGTTTTATAACCTAATTTATCGGCAATCTGAGAAAGGGTAAGTTCGCGATATATCAAAAGTTCCTTTACTTTTTCAATTTTTTGAAGGATAAAATATTGTTCTAAAGTGATGTTTTCTGTTTGTGAAAAAACCTTAGAAATACTGCTGTATTCTTTGTTGAGTTGCTCGGAAAGGTATTTAGAAAGCAAGAAATCTTCATTAATATCAAGATTCTGAACTTTTTCTAAAATAAGTTTTTTGATGGTTTCGATTTGTTTCTGTGAAGCATCTTCTAGAATTTCAAAACCAATTTTTTTTAGATTTTCGTTGAGTTTTTCAAACTGATTTTTTGAAATTTCTGTAGAAATATCCACCCAACCCAAATTGACCGAAACGAAATCAATTTCAGAATTTCGGAAAACATCTTCTACCGCAGTAATACAGCGGTTACAAACCATATTTTTAATAAAAATTTGCATTTATCCTTTGCCTAATCGGTCTTCCACATATTCCACTTCGGTTTTTCCGTGGGGTTGTGGATTTCCATTTTCATCCAAAGATACAAAAACAATTTTGTCAATAGTAATAATAGTTTGGTGTGTCATTTTGTTTCTTACCTCGCAGCTAAGCGTAATAGAAGTTCTCCCGAAATTGATTACTTCAATCCCGATTTCTATAATATCTCCTTGTTTTGCAGAATTTACGAAATTAATCTCGGAAATATATTTGGTAACGGTTTTGGGATTTTCTAATTGAATAATAGAGTAGAGTGCAGCCTCTTCGTCTATCCATTGTAGTAATTTGCCTCCAAAAAGAGTATGGTTGGCGTTTAAGTCTTCTGGTTTAATCCATTTTCTAGTGTGATAATTCATCTTCATTAATTTTCAAAGCACAAAATTATGCTATAAATATGAACTGAGTGTGAATTTAAAATACTTTCTTTTCATTAATTGTATTGAGGGAAACTATAATTGTATAGATGTGAAGGTTCTGTTTTTACAAATAATTGCTTAAAAATTGACGAGATAATTTTAACTTTGATAAAAATTAAAATTATGGATTTTTCTAAAATTATTGTAGGGGTAATGCGATGGGGAATTTGGGGCGCTAATCATTCTGAATCTGGGGTTCAAAAACTAATTGAAACATCATTAGAAGAAGATTTATATACTTTTGACCATGCAGATATTTATGGAGGTTATACCACCGAAGAATTGTTTGGGAATGCTTTTTCGGAAATGAAAATTGACAGAGAAAAAATTCAGTTGATTACCAAATGTGGAATTTGTATGCCTTGTGAAAAGAAGAACTTTCCGTTGAAATACTATAATTATTCTAAAGAATATATTCTAAATCAGGTAGATGAGAGTTTGAAAAATCTAAAAACTGATTATATAGATTTGCTATTATTACACAGACCGTCTCCACTCATGAATCCTGAAGAAATAGCTGCTGCATTCGGAATTTTGAGAAGTTCTGGAAAAGTAAGAGATTTCGGGGTGAGTAATTTTTCTGTGACTCAGTTTGATTTAATTTCTAAATATTTTCCGCAATTGGT is part of the Cloacibacterium normanense genome and encodes:
- a CDS encoding helix-turn-helix domain-containing protein, whose amino-acid sequence is MQIFIKNMVCNRCITAVEDVFRNSEIDFVSVNLGWVDISTEISKNQFEKLNENLKKIGFEILEDASQKQIETIKKLILEKVQNLDINEDFLLSKYLSEQLNKEYSSISKVFSQTENITLEQYFILQKIEKVKELLIYRELTLSQIADKLGYKTVQHLSQQFKKITGFSPSQFQELKEKKRLPIDFI
- a CDS encoding aldo/keto reductase yields the protein MDFSKIIVGVMRWGIWGANHSESGVQKLIETSLEEDLYTFDHADIYGGYTTEELFGNAFSEMKIDREKIQLITKCGICMPCEKKNFPLKYYNYSKEYILNQVDESLKNLKTDYIDLLLLHRPSPLMNPEEIAAAFGILRSSGKVRDFGVSNFSVTQFDLISKYFPQLVTNQVEISLTETKAFYDGTIDQMMMKKLQPMAWSVMGSYFAEDSERTARIKSVLGDLSKKYNADEAQLLVAFLLKHPAKILPIIGTSKAESIKSLRKSLDINLTIEDWFSLLEASLGHKVP
- a CDS encoding acyl-CoA thioesterase; the encoded protein is MNYHTRKWIKPEDLNANHTLFGGKLLQWIDEEAALYSIIQLENPKTVTKYISEINFVNSAKQGDIIEIGIEVINFGRTSITLSCEVRNKMTHQTIITIDKIVFVSLDENGNPQPHGKTEVEYVEDRLGKG